In a single window of the Streptomyces sp. NBC_00094 genome:
- a CDS encoding DHA2 family efflux MFS transporter permease subunit — translation MSSQPSPAPAPSGTPGAPPRVPEAVHRRRWAVLGVLMLSLLIVVLDNSILNVAVKTIAAPAPTGIGATQSELEWSINSYTLVFAGLLFTSGLLGDRLGRKKVLLFGITVFGIGSALAAFSGSPGELIAYRAVMGLGAAFVMPATLAVLMNVFERDEQPKAIGIWAGSVGLAIAIGPITGGILLEHFWWGSIFLVNVPVVLLALALMVWLVPDSRDPKPGRIDLPGVLLSVLGLVLLVYGIIRGGELASFTDVTVLAPVLGGLAVLVVFVLHERRSDHPAIDMAYFRKPAFAAAVAAIALVFFALMGVTFFSAFYLQSVRGYSALQSGLLILPLAVAQMVFAPRARLVVERFGAKAVCTVGMLLVAAGLAAFALFDASTPVWVMEVVFFLQGAGMAHIMPPVTVAVMQALPREKAGSGSAINNTFRQVGGAMGVAVLGSVLSSTYRGEIERHLGGVPAALRDTAGESIEATLAVAEKLGPAGRSLVAPAYDAFLDAMHVTAIASAVIALVGAAVVAAFLPGRTQRGAAPAPTDGPAADGPAVADGPAVADGSDGADASGAVRDAGTVDGAETVDGAGTVRGAVPAPAAPDGDVRRAAVPVPGAEAGESARR, via the coding sequence ATGTCCTCGCAGCCGTCCCCCGCTCCCGCTCCTTCGGGCACTCCGGGCGCTCCGCCCCGTGTCCCCGAGGCCGTCCACCGCCGCCGCTGGGCCGTCCTCGGCGTTCTCATGCTCAGCCTGCTGATCGTCGTCCTCGACAACTCGATCCTGAACGTGGCGGTCAAGACGATCGCCGCCCCCGCGCCCACCGGCATCGGCGCCACCCAGAGCGAGCTGGAGTGGTCGATCAACTCCTACACGCTCGTCTTCGCCGGACTCCTCTTCACCTCCGGCCTGCTCGGCGACCGCCTCGGCCGCAAGAAGGTGCTGCTCTTCGGCATCACCGTCTTCGGCATCGGCTCCGCCCTCGCCGCCTTCTCCGGCTCCCCGGGTGAGCTGATCGCCTACCGGGCCGTCATGGGCCTCGGCGCCGCCTTCGTCATGCCCGCGACCCTCGCCGTCCTCATGAACGTCTTCGAGCGGGACGAGCAGCCCAAGGCCATCGGCATCTGGGCCGGCAGCGTCGGCCTCGCCATCGCGATCGGACCGATCACCGGCGGCATCCTGCTCGAACACTTCTGGTGGGGATCGATCTTCCTCGTCAACGTGCCCGTCGTCCTCCTCGCCCTCGCCCTCATGGTCTGGCTGGTCCCCGACTCCCGGGACCCGAAGCCGGGCCGGATCGACCTCCCCGGCGTGCTGCTCTCCGTCCTCGGGCTCGTCCTCCTCGTGTACGGGATCATCCGCGGCGGCGAGCTGGCGAGCTTCACCGACGTCACCGTCCTCGCCCCGGTCCTCGGCGGCCTCGCGGTCCTCGTCGTCTTCGTCCTGCACGAGCGGCGCAGCGACCACCCGGCCATCGACATGGCGTACTTCCGGAAGCCCGCGTTCGCCGCGGCCGTCGCCGCGATCGCGCTGGTCTTCTTCGCGCTCATGGGCGTGACCTTCTTCTCCGCCTTCTACCTGCAGAGCGTCCGCGGCTACAGCGCGCTGCAGTCCGGGCTGCTCATCCTGCCGCTCGCCGTCGCGCAGATGGTGTTCGCGCCCCGGGCGCGGCTGGTCGTCGAGCGCTTCGGCGCGAAGGCCGTCTGCACCGTCGGCATGCTGCTCGTCGCCGCGGGCCTCGCCGCCTTCGCCCTCTTCGACGCCTCGACGCCGGTGTGGGTGATGGAGGTCGTCTTCTTCCTCCAGGGCGCGGGCATGGCGCACATCATGCCGCCGGTGACGGTCGCCGTGATGCAGGCCCTGCCGCGGGAGAAGGCGGGCTCCGGCTCGGCGATCAACAACACGTTCCGGCAGGTCGGCGGCGCGATGGGTGTGGCCGTCCTCGGCTCGGTGCTCTCCTCCACGTACCGCGGGGAGATCGAGCGGCACCTCGGCGGGGTGCCGGCGGCGCTGCGCGACACGGCGGGCGAGTCCATCGAGGCGACGCTCGCGGTCGCGGAGAAGCTCGGCCCGGCCGGCCGGAGCCTGGTGGCCCCGGCGTACGACGCCTTCCTCGACGCCATGCACGTCACGGCGATCGCCTCCGCCGTGATCGCCCTGGTCGGCGCGGCCGTCGTGGCCGCGTTCCTGCCGGGCCGTACGCAGCGGGGCGCGGCGCCCGCGCCGACCGACGGCCCGGCGGCCGACGGGCCTGCCGTGGCGGACGGGCCTGCCGTGGCGGACGGCTCCGACGGGGCGGACGCCTCCGGGGCCGTGCGCGATGCCGGGACCGTGGACGGAGCCGAGACCGTGGACGGCGCCGGTACGGTCCGGGGCGCCGTTCCGGCCCCCGCGGCCCCGGACGGTGACGTCCGGCGGGCCGCCGTGCCCGTGCCCGGGGCCGAGGCGGGAGAATCGGCCCGTCGATAG
- the panB gene encoding 3-methyl-2-oxobutanoate hydroxymethyltransferase, with the protein MTLQAAQKSPADSSKALYGGQGTRRITVHDIAAAKVRGEKWPMLTAYDAMTASVFDEAGIPVILVGDSMGNCHLGYETTVPVTMDEMTILSAAVVRGTKRALVVGDLPFGSYQEGPVQALRNATRLIKDAGVNAVKLEGGERSLPQTELLVQAGIPVMSHLGLTPQSVNTMGYRVQGRSDEAAHRLLSDAKAAQDAGAFAVVLELVPAELAAEVTRSLHIPTIGIGAGAGTDAQVLVWTDMAGLTGGKVPRFTKQYADLRSTLGDAARAFAEDVSGGAFPAEEHTFH; encoded by the coding sequence ATGACGCTTCAGGCTGCCCAGAAGTCACCCGCCGACAGCAGCAAGGCGCTGTACGGCGGCCAGGGCACGCGCCGCATCACCGTCCACGACATCGCCGCCGCCAAGGTCCGCGGCGAGAAGTGGCCCATGCTCACCGCCTACGACGCGATGACCGCCTCCGTCTTCGACGAGGCCGGCATCCCGGTGATCCTCGTCGGCGACTCGATGGGCAACTGTCACCTCGGCTACGAGACCACCGTGCCGGTCACGATGGACGAGATGACGATCCTCTCCGCCGCGGTCGTACGGGGCACCAAGCGCGCCCTCGTCGTCGGCGACCTCCCCTTCGGCTCGTACCAGGAAGGGCCCGTCCAGGCCCTGCGCAACGCGACCCGGCTGATCAAGGACGCGGGCGTCAACGCGGTCAAGCTGGAGGGCGGCGAGCGTTCCCTGCCGCAGACCGAGCTGCTCGTCCAGGCCGGCATCCCCGTCATGTCCCACCTCGGCCTCACCCCGCAGTCCGTCAACACCATGGGCTACCGGGTGCAGGGCCGTAGCGACGAGGCCGCCCACCGGCTGCTCAGCGACGCCAAGGCGGCGCAGGACGCGGGCGCCTTCGCGGTCGTGCTCGAACTCGTACCGGCCGAGCTGGCCGCCGAGGTCACCCGCTCGCTGCACATCCCGACCATCGGCATCGGCGCGGGCGCCGGCACCGACGCCCAGGTCCTCGTCTGGACCGACATGGCCGGCCTGACCGGCGGCAAGGTCCCGCGCTTCACCAAGCAGTACGCCGACCTCCGCAGCACGCTCGGCGACGCCGCGCGCGCCTTCGCGGAGGACGTCTCCGGCGGGGCGTTCCCCGCCGAGGAGCACACCTTCCACTAG
- a CDS encoding ATP-binding cassette domain-containing protein — MTRSHTNAVEVRGLVKHFGATKALDGVDLDVREGTVLGVLGPNGAGKTTLVRCLSTLLVPDAGTATVAGYDVVKHPRQLRRTIGLTGQYASVDEKLSGWENLYMIGRLLDLSRQDARRRSDEMLERFSLTDAAKRPAMTYSGGMRRRLDLAASMIGQPSVLYLDEPTTGLDPRTRNEVWDEVHRMVSEGVTVLLTTQYMEEAEQLASELTVVDKGKVIAKGGVDELKAKVGGRTLKVRPVDPGQLSAMAAALRETGLDGVAGSTVVPDEGALYVPILTDQQLTAVVALLGARGFGIAHIGTHLPSLDEVFLAITGQKTDVSDAISEEVAA; from the coding sequence ATGACGCGATCACACACCAACGCCGTCGAGGTCCGGGGCCTCGTGAAGCACTTCGGCGCGACGAAGGCCCTCGACGGGGTCGACCTGGACGTCCGGGAGGGCACCGTCCTCGGGGTCCTCGGGCCGAACGGCGCCGGCAAGACCACCCTCGTCCGCTGCCTGTCCACCCTCCTCGTCCCGGACGCCGGGACCGCCACCGTCGCCGGGTACGACGTGGTGAAGCACCCCCGCCAGCTGCGCCGCACCATAGGCCTCACCGGCCAGTACGCCTCGGTCGACGAGAAGCTCTCCGGCTGGGAGAACCTCTACATGATCGGGCGGCTGCTCGACCTGTCCCGGCAGGACGCCCGCCGCCGGTCCGACGAGATGCTGGAGCGCTTCTCCCTGACCGACGCCGCCAAGCGGCCCGCGATGACCTACTCCGGCGGTATGCGCCGCCGGCTCGACCTCGCCGCCTCGATGATCGGGCAGCCCTCCGTCCTCTACCTGGACGAGCCGACGACCGGACTCGACCCGCGCACCCGCAACGAGGTGTGGGACGAGGTCCATCGGATGGTCTCCGAGGGCGTCACCGTCCTCCTCACCACCCAGTACATGGAGGAGGCGGAGCAGCTCGCGAGCGAGCTGACCGTCGTCGACAAGGGCAAGGTCATCGCCAAGGGCGGGGTCGACGAGCTCAAGGCGAAGGTCGGCGGCCGGACCCTGAAGGTCCGCCCGGTCGACCCGGGCCAGCTGTCCGCGATGGCCGCCGCGCTCCGCGAGACCGGTCTCGACGGCGTCGCCGGCTCGACCGTCGTGCCCGACGAGGGCGCGCTGTACGTGCCGATCCTCACCGACCAGCAGCTGACCGCCGTCGTGGCGCTGCTCGGGGCGCGCGGCTTCGGCATCGCCCACATCGGGACCCATCTGCCCAGCCTGGACGAGGTGTTCCTCGCGATCACCGGCCAGAAGACCGACGTGTCCGACGCGATCAGCGAGGAGGTCGCCGCGTGA
- a CDS encoding ABC transporter permease yields the protein MSTTTTTTTTVTKSPGDAPRTAPARPAPSAEGRIGLRANLRHIGALARRNALQIKQDPESMFDAVLMPIIFILLFVYVFGGAISGKGNNDVYVNYVTPGLMAMMGMNIAMAVGVGINDDFKKGVMDRFRTMPIARSSVLIAKIVVEVGRMLIATAILLGMGFLLGLEIHTSVLHLFAAIGLSMVFGASLMWIFILLGLTLKTAQAVQGMAMLVLMPLQFGSSIFAPTTSMPGWLETFTDYNPLSNLADAARNLINGGPVAHSVWMTLGWALVITVVTAPLAVTKFRKKV from the coding sequence GTGAGCACGACCACGACCACCACGACCACTGTCACCAAGTCCCCCGGCGACGCTCCGAGGACGGCTCCGGCGCGCCCCGCGCCGTCCGCCGAGGGCCGGATCGGGCTGCGGGCCAACCTCCGCCACATCGGCGCCCTGGCCCGCCGCAACGCCCTGCAGATCAAGCAGGACCCGGAGTCGATGTTCGACGCCGTCCTGATGCCGATCATCTTCATCCTGCTGTTCGTGTACGTCTTCGGCGGCGCGATCTCCGGCAAGGGCAACAACGACGTCTACGTCAACTACGTGACGCCCGGCCTGATGGCGATGATGGGCATGAACATCGCCATGGCCGTCGGCGTGGGCATCAACGACGACTTCAAGAAGGGGGTCATGGACAGGTTCCGGACGATGCCGATCGCCCGGTCCTCCGTCCTGATCGCGAAGATCGTCGTCGAGGTCGGCCGGATGCTGATCGCCACCGCGATCCTGCTCGGCATGGGCTTCCTGCTCGGCCTGGAGATCCACACCTCGGTCCTCCACCTCTTCGCCGCCATCGGTCTGTCGATGGTCTTCGGAGCCTCGCTGATGTGGATCTTCATCCTGCTCGGGCTCACCCTCAAGACGGCCCAGGCCGTCCAGGGCATGGCGATGCTCGTCCTGATGCCGCTCCAGTTCGGTTCCTCGATCTTCGCCCCGACGACGTCGATGCCGGGCTGGCTGGAGACCTTCACCGACTACAACCCGCTGTCGAACCTCGCCGACGCCGCCCGGAACCTGATCAACGGCGGTCCGGTCGCCCACTCGGTGTGGATGACCCTCGGCTGGGCACTGGTGATCACGGTCGTCACGGCGCCGCTCGCGGTCACCAAGTTCCGCAAGAAGGTCTGA
- a CDS encoding BTAD domain-containing putative transcriptional regulator, with amino-acid sequence MRYFVLGPTLARAPDGTDVTVGGPRVRALLTVLALRAGRTVPVPVLVDEVWHGDEPPADAVAALQALVGRLRRALGRTAVISADGGYRLDARPEDVDAQRFERLAVEGVAALGADDAVRAAALLDEALALWRGPAFADLPDREAEAARWDARRLDARRARLGAALALGEAAQALPELTALSAAHPLDEPLQALRIRALRDTGRAAEALAAYESVRRAFANRLGTDPSPALRALHAELLAPPAAARTEAYTKAEAPAKAEAPAKAEAPASAEPPKPPVRGNLRARLTSFVGRDEDIATLQEDLRTARLVTLLGPGGAGKTRLSQEAAERGAEAWPDGVWVAELAAVTDPEAVPEAVLAAVGARETVLRGAGAEELRGGGDLLDRLVEHCAGRRMLLLLDNCEHLVAAAAELAEALLGRCPGLRVLATSREPLGVPGEVVRPLGPLPVGMALRLLGERGAAARPGFRVADDAGAAEEVCRRLDGLPLAIELAAARLRMLSVRQIADRLDDRFRLLTSGARTVLPRQQTLRAVVDWSWELLDGSERAVLRRLAVFTGGCDLSAAEAVCADGSVRDVLDVLGALVDKSLVVAGPGSEGEGMRFRLLETVAEYAGERLDEAGERVAAERRHLAYYRELARRTDPELRGPGQVAAIARFGTEYGNLRTALRRAVAARDEDEALVLVHSLLWYWQMRDLRTDALHWAGAAADLGPDPFTPPAAPVAPLHEPCTAAPPPLSEEQRWEARRGVRLVELLNMDHETGRWTSPEGVHRLREMTAVYEPGLPQTCRLPGSFAVFAVLLIGEAGRLRELLDTTVEACRRHGYDWELANALQMRANMFANRADWASEATGDADESLEIFVRLGDAWGAAEALSSRAEARERQLEFEGAAEDFAAAIDYAERIGAQSQTALLRARYAGTLVETGRLDEGEAILREIVEGEHGRGHEPLLGARIFLALALGRSGRTAEAREHLHALRGEFGSETLSIFEGFTLGSLAWLDDVDGEYRSAFDLAAEAYERSLGTLSMMIAPQMPAVHVVVAAWALAGIGGPAARFAATLLGTRDGLLPDGHLPPPLERENLATATELTRSVLGEAAFAAAYAEGGGLSLEETAALLGRAADAISERAES; translated from the coding sequence GTGCGTTACTTCGTGCTCGGCCCGACCCTCGCCCGCGCGCCCGACGGCACCGACGTGACCGTCGGCGGTCCGCGGGTGCGCGCGCTGCTGACCGTCCTCGCCCTGCGGGCAGGCCGGACCGTGCCCGTACCGGTCCTCGTCGACGAGGTCTGGCACGGCGACGAGCCGCCCGCCGACGCGGTCGCCGCGCTCCAGGCCCTCGTCGGACGGCTCCGCAGGGCCCTCGGCCGTACCGCGGTGATCTCGGCGGACGGCGGCTACCGGCTCGACGCCCGGCCCGAGGACGTCGACGCCCAGCGTTTCGAGCGGCTCGCCGTCGAAGGCGTGGCCGCGCTCGGCGCCGACGACGCCGTACGGGCCGCCGCCCTCCTCGACGAGGCCCTCGCGCTCTGGCGCGGACCCGCCTTCGCCGACCTGCCGGACCGGGAGGCGGAGGCCGCCCGCTGGGACGCCCGCCGCCTCGACGCCCGCCGCGCCCGGCTCGGCGCCGCCCTGGCCCTCGGCGAGGCCGCCCAGGCCCTCCCCGAACTGACCGCCCTCAGCGCCGCCCACCCGCTCGACGAGCCTCTCCAGGCCCTCCGGATCCGGGCCCTGCGGGACACCGGCCGCGCGGCCGAGGCGCTCGCCGCGTACGAGTCGGTCCGCCGCGCCTTCGCCAACCGGCTCGGCACGGACCCCTCCCCGGCCCTGCGCGCCCTCCACGCGGAGCTCCTGGCCCCGCCGGCAGCCGCGAGGACGGAGGCGTACACGAAGGCGGAGGCACCCGCGAAGGCAGAGGCACCCGCGAAGGCGGAGGCACCCGCGAGCGCCGAGCCGCCGAAGCCGCCCGTGCGCGGGAACCTCCGGGCCCGGCTCACCAGCTTCGTCGGGCGGGACGAGGACATCGCCACCCTCCAGGAGGACCTGCGGACGGCCCGGCTCGTCACCCTGCTCGGGCCCGGCGGCGCCGGGAAGACCCGCCTCTCGCAGGAGGCGGCCGAGCGCGGGGCCGAGGCCTGGCCCGACGGGGTGTGGGTGGCCGAACTCGCCGCCGTCACCGACCCGGAGGCCGTCCCCGAGGCCGTGCTCGCGGCCGTCGGCGCCCGGGAGACCGTGCTGCGCGGCGCGGGAGCCGAGGAGCTGCGCGGCGGCGGCGACCTGCTCGACCGGCTGGTCGAGCACTGCGCCGGGCGGCGGATGCTGCTGCTCCTCGACAACTGCGAGCACCTCGTCGCGGCCGCCGCCGAACTGGCCGAGGCCCTCCTCGGGCGCTGCCCCGGACTGCGGGTCCTGGCGACGAGCCGGGAGCCGTTGGGGGTGCCGGGGGAGGTGGTGCGTCCGTTGGGGCCGTTGCCGGTGGGGATGGCGTTGCGGTTGTTGGGTGAGCGGGGTGCGGCGGCGCGGCCGGGTTTTCGGGTGGCGGATGATGCGGGGGCGGCGGAGGAGGTGTGTCGTCGGCTGGACGGGTTGCCGTTGGCGATCGAGTTGGCGGCGGCGCGGTTGCGGATGTTGTCGGTGCGGCAGATCGCGGACCGGTTGGATGATCGTTTCCGGTTGTTGACGTCGGGGGCGCGGACGGTGTTGCCGCGGCAGCAGACGTTGCGGGCGGTGGTGGACTGGTCGTGGGAGTTGCTCGACGGGTCGGAGCGGGCGGTGTTGCGGCGGCTGGCGGTGTTCACGGGCGGGTGTGATCTGTCGGCGGCGGAGGCGGTGTGCGCGGACGGTTCCGTGCGCGACGTGCTGGATGTGCTGGGTGCTCTTGTCGACAAGTCGCTCGTGGTCGCGGGGCCGGGGTCCGAGGGTGAGGGGATGCGGTTCCGTCTGCTTGAGACGGTGGCGGAGTACGCGGGGGAGCGGCTGGACGAGGCGGGGGAGCGGGTGGCGGCCGAGCGGCGTCACCTCGCGTACTACCGCGAACTGGCCCGCCGTACCGACCCCGAACTCCGCGGCCCCGGACAGGTCGCCGCCATCGCCCGCTTCGGGACCGAGTACGGCAATCTCCGCACCGCCCTGCGCCGGGCCGTCGCCGCCCGCGACGAGGACGAGGCGCTCGTCCTCGTCCACTCCCTGCTCTGGTACTGGCAGATGCGCGACCTGCGCACCGACGCCCTGCACTGGGCCGGCGCCGCCGCCGACCTCGGACCCGACCCGTTCACCCCGCCCGCCGCCCCCGTGGCCCCCCTGCACGAGCCGTGCACGGCCGCGCCGCCGCCGCTCTCCGAGGAGCAGCGCTGGGAGGCCCGGCGCGGGGTGCGGCTCGTCGAACTCCTCAACATGGACCACGAGACCGGGCGCTGGACCAGCCCCGAGGGGGTGCACCGGCTCCGTGAGATGACCGCCGTGTACGAGCCGGGGCTGCCGCAGACCTGCCGGCTGCCCGGCTCCTTCGCCGTCTTCGCGGTCCTCCTCATCGGCGAGGCCGGCCGGCTCCGCGAACTCCTCGACACGACCGTCGAGGCCTGCCGCCGCCACGGCTACGACTGGGAGCTCGCCAACGCCCTCCAGATGCGGGCCAACATGTTCGCCAACCGGGCCGACTGGGCCTCCGAGGCGACCGGCGACGCCGACGAGAGCCTGGAGATCTTCGTCCGCCTCGGCGACGCGTGGGGCGCCGCGGAGGCGCTCTCCTCCCGGGCCGAGGCCCGCGAGCGGCAGCTCGAATTCGAGGGCGCGGCCGAGGACTTCGCCGCCGCCATCGACTACGCGGAACGGATCGGCGCACAGTCGCAGACGGCCCTGCTGCGGGCCCGGTACGCCGGGACGCTCGTCGAGACCGGTCGGCTCGACGAGGGCGAGGCGATCCTGCGCGAGATCGTGGAAGGGGAGCACGGCCGGGGCCACGAACCCCTGCTCGGCGCCCGTATCTTCCTCGCCCTGGCGCTCGGCCGCAGCGGTCGCACCGCCGAGGCCCGCGAGCACCTGCACGCGCTGCGGGGGGAGTTCGGCTCCGAGACCCTCTCCATCTTCGAGGGCTTCACGCTCGGCAGTCTGGCCTGGCTGGATGACGTGGACGGGGAGTACCGCTCCGCCTTCGACCTCGCCGCGGAGGCGTACGAGCGCTCCCTCGGCACCCTGTCGATGATGATCGCCCCGCAGATGCCGGCCGTCCACGTGGTCGTCGCGGCCTGGGCGCTCGCCGGTATCGGCGGTCCCGCCGCACGGTTCGCGGCGACGCTGCTCGGGACCCGGGACGGCCTCCTCCCGGACGGGCACCTGCCGCCGCCGCTGGAGCGCGAGAACCTGGCCACGGCCACCGAACTGACCCGATCCGTCCTCGGCGAGGCCGCGTTCGCCGCGGCATACGCCGAAGGCGGCGGTCTCTCTCTCGAAGAGACCGCCGCCCTGCTCGGCCGCGCCGCCGACGCGATCAGTGAGCGCGCCGAGTCCTGA
- a CDS encoding site-2 protease family protein has product MTTATNRSHERRISPVFLAILAVMAVTGWAVWSDFAASPGLAVFLFVTSAWVVSLCLHEYAHARTALHGGDITVGAKGYLTLNPLAYTHAWLSIILPVLFVIMGGIGLPGGAVFIDQGRIKGRWKHSLISAAGPLANVAFAVVCTAPFWLDALDGVPAAFRYALAFLAFLQVTAALLNFLPVPGLDGYGVVEPWLSYKVKRQIAPYAPYGFFIVIALLFVPAVNVWFFDVTYMLTDALGVSPADRYCGAHLFRFWEEIPEPCEV; this is encoded by the coding sequence ATGACCACGGCCACCAACCGGAGCCACGAACGACGGATCAGCCCCGTCTTCCTGGCGATCCTCGCCGTCATGGCCGTCACCGGCTGGGCGGTGTGGTCGGACTTCGCCGCCTCGCCCGGCCTGGCGGTGTTCCTCTTCGTGACCTCGGCGTGGGTGGTGTCGCTCTGCCTCCACGAGTACGCGCACGCCCGTACGGCGCTGCACGGCGGGGACATCACGGTCGGGGCGAAGGGTTATCTGACCCTGAACCCGCTCGCGTACACGCACGCGTGGCTGAGCATCATCCTGCCGGTACTGTTCGTGATCATGGGCGGGATCGGTCTGCCGGGCGGTGCGGTCTTCATCGATCAGGGCCGGATCAAGGGGCGCTGGAAGCACAGCCTGATCTCGGCGGCGGGCCCGCTGGCGAACGTCGCGTTCGCCGTGGTCTGCACGGCCCCGTTCTGGCTCGACGCGCTCGACGGCGTGCCCGCGGCCTTCCGGTACGCGCTGGCCTTCCTGGCGTTCCTCCAGGTGACCGCCGCGCTCCTGAACTTCCTGCCGGTGCCGGGGCTCGACGGGTACGGAGTCGTGGAGCCCTGGCTCTCGTACAAGGTGAAGCGGCAGATCGCGCCGTACGCGCCGTACGGCTTCTTCATCGTGATCGCGCTGCTGTTCGTACCGGCGGTCAACGTCTGGTTCTTCGACGTGACCTACATGCTGACGGACGCCCTCGGGGTGTCGCCCGCGGACAGGTACTGCGGCGCGCACCTGTTCCGGTTCTGGGAGGAGATCCCGGAGCCGTGCGAGGTCTGA
- the npdG gene encoding NADPH-dependent F420 reductase — MTSSTDSTDSTGSPATAATPKAAPKDPWDLPDVSGLVVGVLGGTGEQGRGLAYRLAKAGQKVILGSRAADRAQAVAEELGHGVEGADNAECARRSDIVIVAVPWDGHAKTLESLREELVGKLVVDCVNPLGFDKKGAYALKPEEGSAAEQAAALLPDSRVAAAFHHLSAVLLQDASLEEIDTDVMVLGEERADVELVQALAGRIPGMRGVFAGRLRNAHQVESLVANLISVNRRYKAHAGLRVTDI; from the coding sequence ATGACTTCCTCCACCGACTCCACCGACTCCACCGGCTCCCCCGCCACCGCCGCCACCCCCAAGGCGGCCCCCAAGGACCCGTGGGACCTCCCCGACGTCTCCGGGCTCGTCGTCGGCGTCCTCGGCGGCACCGGCGAGCAGGGCCGCGGCCTCGCCTACCGGCTCGCCAAGGCCGGCCAGAAGGTGATCCTCGGCTCCCGCGCCGCCGACCGCGCGCAGGCCGTCGCCGAGGAGCTGGGCCACGGCGTCGAGGGCGCCGACAACGCCGAGTGCGCCCGCCGCAGCGACATCGTGATCGTCGCCGTGCCGTGGGACGGCCACGCCAAGACCCTGGAGTCCCTGCGCGAGGAGCTCGTCGGCAAGCTCGTCGTGGACTGCGTCAACCCGCTCGGCTTCGACAAGAAGGGCGCCTACGCCCTCAAGCCCGAGGAGGGCTCCGCCGCCGAGCAGGCCGCCGCGCTCCTCCCGGACTCCCGGGTCGCGGCCGCCTTCCACCACCTCTCCGCCGTCCTCCTCCAGGACGCCTCCCTGGAGGAGATCGACACGGACGTGATGGTCCTCGGCGAGGAGCGCGCCGACGTCGAGCTCGTCCAGGCCCTCGCCGGCCGCATCCCCGGCATGCGCGGCGTCTTCGCCGGCCGCCTGCGCAACGCCCACCAGGTCGAGTCGCTCGTCGCGAACCTGATCTCGGTCAACCGCCGCTACAAGGCGCACGCCGGGCTCCGGGTCACCGACATCTGA
- a CDS encoding MFS transporter, with protein sequence MSSAFSKFSALLPDLAPWRASRDFRLLWSQGLVTYFASAMAMIALPLQIKDLTDSPLAVGAMGAVELVPLVVFGLYGGALADAVDRRKVIVATEAGLGLLALLLLLNALLPEPMLWPLYVVAAGVSALAGLQRPALDSLLARIVPHEHQTAAAALNSLRWQIGSIAGPSIAGLVVAYSGHAPAYAVTIVGFAASVLMCRRLSPAPPAHDAEKPSLRGIAEGARYAWSRPVLLGTYAIDLAAMFFAFPNAIFPFLADELDAEWSLGLMYAAGSVGSLVLGLTSGWTSRVRRHGLLVVGGAAGWGLAIAAAGWFGNVWLVLLCLAFAGAGDMLSGLGRATIWNQTIPEELRGRLAGIEVLSYSVGPQLGQVRAGVMAGWTGTRAAIWSGGVACVASVGLLCLALPKLLTYDSDTDEDSLRRKAQQEAVRAEDREAAGTA encoded by the coding sequence GTGTCCTCCGCCTTCTCGAAGTTCTCCGCCCTCCTGCCCGATCTGGCGCCGTGGCGCGCGTCCCGTGACTTCCGGCTCCTGTGGAGTCAGGGGCTCGTGACCTACTTCGCCAGTGCCATGGCGATGATCGCGCTGCCGCTCCAGATCAAGGACCTGACGGATTCGCCGCTCGCGGTCGGGGCGATGGGCGCGGTCGAGCTGGTGCCGCTGGTCGTCTTCGGGCTCTACGGCGGCGCGCTCGCCGACGCCGTCGACCGGCGGAAGGTGATCGTGGCGACGGAGGCGGGGCTCGGGCTGCTCGCCCTGCTCCTGCTGCTGAACGCGCTGCTGCCGGAGCCGATGCTGTGGCCGCTGTACGTGGTGGCGGCCGGGGTCTCGGCGCTCGCGGGGCTCCAGCGTCCCGCGCTCGACTCGCTGCTCGCCCGGATCGTGCCGCACGAGCACCAGACGGCGGCGGCCGCCCTCAACTCGCTGCGCTGGCAGATCGGCTCCATCGCGGGCCCGTCGATCGCGGGGCTCGTCGTCGCGTACTCCGGTCACGCCCCGGCGTACGCGGTGACGATCGTCGGCTTCGCCGCCTCCGTGCTGATGTGCCGCCGTCTCTCCCCCGCGCCGCCCGCGCACGACGCGGAGAAGCCCTCGCTGCGGGGCATCGCGGAGGGCGCGCGGTACGCCTGGTCGCGGCCGGTGCTGCTGGGCACGTACGCGATCGACCTCGCGGCGATGTTCTTCGCCTTCCCGAACGCGATCTTCCCGTTCCTCGCGGACGAGCTGGACGCGGAGTGGTCCCTCGGCCTGATGTACGCGGCGGGCTCGGTCGGCTCGCTGGTGCTCGGTCTGACCAGCGGCTGGACGTCCAGGGTGCGGCGCCACGGGCTGCTCGTGGTCGGGGGCGCGGCCGGCTGGGGTCTGGCCATCGCGGCGGCCGGCTGGTTCGGGAACGTCTGGCTCGTGCTGCTCTGTCTGGCCTTCGCGGGCGCCGGCGACATGCTGAGCGGCCTCGGCCGGGCCACGATCTGGAACCAGACGATCCCGGAGGAGCTGCGCGGGCGGCTCGCCGGCATCGAGGTGCTGTCCTACAGCGTCGGCCCGCAGCTGGGCCAGGTCCGGGCGGGCGTGATGGCCGGCTGGACCGGCACCCGGGCGGCGATCTGGTCGGGCGGTGTCGCCTGTGTCGCCTCGGTGGGGCTGCTCTGCCTCGCGCTGCCGAAGCTGCTCACGTACGACTCGGACACGGACGAGGACTCACTGCGCCGAAAGGCCCAGCAGGAAGCCGTACGAGCGGAGGACCGGGAAGCGGCCGGGACCGCCTGA